The Castor canadensis chromosome 8, mCasCan1.hap1v2, whole genome shotgun sequence genome contains a region encoding:
- the LOC109687286 gene encoding zinc finger MYM-type protein 1-like yields MHLKSLQFWKKYQFCDEVIDDNLSTHSKQIEGNKKYLKLIIENILFLGKQCLLFRRNDQSISSVNKGNFLELLEIRAKDKGEQVFRLMNSQLDFYNSTQIQSDIVEIIKTEMLQDIVNEINVSSAFSIICDETTDNASKGQLSVCVRYPQKTSKAVLIKERFLGFVDIEDMTGSLLHKSIKIYLQQIGVDFNKISGQAYDSTTNLRIKFNKIAAEFKKEEPRALYTHCYAHFFELAVIRFCKEVKELCGALNTLTSLFNIIHMSGEMLANFQNICKVSQNKTCKKHASQSCWIVHDCTLLSVIDGLPEIIETLEFESSHSSNIRLADEMSDVLRLVSKFEFIFCLKFLYRVLSVTGILSRELQSETIDIFSLSSKVEAILECLSSERNDEYFKTIWDGTEEICKKITSNGFEVEKPSLKKRRKIQKTVDLGNSDNMFFPTSTEEQYKINIYYQGLDTVLRNLKLCFSDFDYCKMKQISELLFKWNEPLNEATAKHVQEFYKLDADIIAELRFYWQYAKLNFDIDYDSINFVSLGYLFIQHGLYNNIPCISKLLYIALSWPITSASAENLLSTLPRLKTYLFHTMGQEKLSGLALMAIEQELVNKLMEPERLNGIVEKFISQIKDT; encoded by the coding sequence ATGCATTTGAAGTCATTgcagttttggaagaaataccaGTTTTGTGATGAAGTTATCGATGATAATTTATCTACTCATTCAAAGCAAATTGAGGGAAATAAAAAGTACTTAAAActtataattgaaaatattttatttcttggaaaGCAGTGTTTACTCTTCAGAAGAAATGACCAGTCtatttcatctgtgaataaaGGCAATTTTTTAGAATTGCTAGAGATTAGAGCAAAAGACAAAGGAGAACAAGTGTTTCGACTTATGAATTCACAACTTGACTTCTATAATAGTACACAAATTCAAAGTGATATTGTTGAAATAATAAAGACTGAAATGTTGCAGGATATTGTGAATGAGATCAATGTCTCCTCAGCTTTTTCAATAATATGTGATGAGACAACTGATAATGCCAGTAAAGGACAGCTTTCAGTTTGTGTAAGGTACCCACAGAAAACATCAAAGGCTGTCTTAATTAAAGAAAGATTCCTAGGTTTTGTTGATATTGAAGACATGACTGGGTCCCTCTTACACAAGAGCATCAAAATTTATCTGCAGCAAATTGGAgttgattttaataaaatatctgGCCAGGCCTATGATAGCACCACCAATTTGAGGATAAAGTTTAATAAAATTGCCGCAGAATTCAAGAAGGAAGAGCCAAGAGCTTTATACACACATTGTTATGCACATTTTTTTGAGTTAGCAGTaattaggttttgtaaagaagtaAAAGAACTCTGTGGTGCTCTAAATACTCTCACTTCTTTGTTCAACATTATTCATATGTCTGGAGAAATGTTGgcaaattttcaaaacatttgtaAGGTAAGTCAgaataaaacatgcaaaaagcatGCATCACAGTCATGTTGGATAGTCCATGATTGCACATTACTATCTGTGATCGATGGTCTTCCAGAGATTATTGAAACACTGGAATTTGAATCAAGCCATTCCTCAAACATACGTTTGGCTGATGAAATGAGTGATGTGTTGAGGTTGGTTTCCAAATTTGAATTTATCTTTTGCTTGAAATTTCTTTATCGAGTGCTCAGTGTTACAGGAATTCTTTCCAGAGAACTTCAAAGTGAAACCatagacattttttctttgtcttcaaaagTAGAAGCAATTTTGGAATGTTTATCCTCtgaaagaaatgatgaatatttCAAAACTATCTGGGATGGGACAGaggaaatatgtaaaaaaataacCAGTAATGGTTTTGAAGTAGAAAAACCTtctcttaaaaaaagaagaaaaattcagaaaacagtAGATCTTGGTAATTCTGATAATATGTTTTTTCCTACTTCAACAGAAGaacaatataaaattaatatttattaccaAGGATTGGATACTGTATTACGAAATTTAAAGTtgtgtttttcagattttgattATTGCAAGATGAAGCAAATTTCAGAATTACTATTTAAATGGAATGAACCATTAAATGAAGCAACAGCCAAACACGTTCAAGAATTTTATAAGCTTGATGCAGACATTATCGCTGAACTTAGATTTTATTGGCAATATGCAAAGCTCAACTTTGACATAGATTATGATTCCATCAATTTTGTTAGTCttggctatttatttattcagcatgGTCTTTACAATAATATTCCTTGCATCTCCAAGCTTTTATATATTGCTTTATCTTGGCCAATTACTTCAGCAAGTGCTGAAAACTTACTTTCTACACTGCCTCGtcttaaaacatatttatttcataCCATGGGACAAGAGAAGCTAAGTGGCCTGGCTCTAATGGCCATTGAGCAGGAACTGGTGAATAAGCTGATGGAGCCTGAAAGACTCAATGGAATTGTAGAAAAGTTTATCAGTCAGATAAAAGATACATAA